In Helianthus annuus cultivar XRQ/B chromosome 3, HanXRQr2.0-SUNRISE, whole genome shotgun sequence, a single window of DNA contains:
- the LOC110875893 gene encoding uncharacterized protein LOC110875893, with the protein MEPDEPYYLAWERFQNLCARCSQHGLSDWALCEKFYNGLTQETRDRFDTNARGHMMGILTVAECLERFEAFAQSQSKSRSDQRYQSGNSHTTTSAPARGVNHVTMDPSLASVLENMSRELKEIKAKVDKCEYCRGGHDTSACPLLVGEEQVDFVGGGQGRGQPSGFGNNNFGSGWRNNTNNFAINNNFRSNGPPGFQTAQNPNRGLGSLFGGGSNGQVKDGGSSSQVQTGQGSSYDLGGSLERMESMMSQLIVRDQTTQKKLSEHDLMLKNQQAAFQDLQRVVGDMSRKLEERLPGQFAGNTQPNPNAHVKAITTRSGKTVGNPSVEERVVDEDRDVVDEEIEMEAPGKVQSRLRPASIAPPGESQGEKRVEKPPVDVRPSPLVNHAYVPFPSRLKNQKYSREYGQFLDIFKQLKIDLPFIEALQSMPKYAKFLKDLLRNKEKLGELSNVPLHGGCSAVVSNQLPEKLTDPGVFTIPCLFGSNTHTKALADLGASINLMPFSLYEKLDLGELSPTRMTLSLADRSVKHPRGIVENLLVKVDKFVFPADFVILDMEADENVPLILGRPFLNTAKALIDVFLGTITLRAGEESVIFKVINSRGSSDRVEAVSSVGECEKDERDEEKVVSDLSLEKVIGIKCGDPPDRRVEELEARMVRLESKIETLSKVQCGDGVRYEEYRFKPPIEELRGCERDKSVWVELSNDRYNSATTRECVFGGELHLYDPP; encoded by the coding sequence ATGGAGCCCGACGAGCCTTACTACCTTGCTTGGGAGCGTTTCCAAAACCTTTGTGCTCGTTGCTCCCAGCATGGTCTTTCCGACTGGGCTTTGTGTGAGAAATTTTATAACGGTCTCACCCAAGAGACTCGTGATAGGTTCGACACTAATGCGAGGGGGCATATGATGGGTATTCTTACAGTTGCTGAGTGTCTAGAGCGTTTTGAGGCATTTGCTCAGTCTCAATCAAAATCACGATCCGATCAGAGGTATCAAAGTGGTAATTCCCACACCACTACTAGTGCACCCGCCCGAGGGGTGAACCATGTCACAATGGATCCTAGTTTAGCCTCTGTTTTGGAAAACATGTCTAGGGAACTCAAAGAAATTAAGGCTAAGGTAGACAAATGTGAGTATTGTCGAGGGGGTCACGACACGAGTGCGTGTCCACTGCTAGTGGGTGAGGAGCAAGTCGATTTTGTAGGAGGGGGTCAAGGTAGAGGTCAACCTAGTGGGTTTGGTAACAATAACTTTGGTTCGGGTTGGCGTAATAATACTAATAATTTTGCTATTAACAACAATTTTCGCTCAAACGGACCCCCTGGTTTTCAAACAGCTCAAAATCCAAATAGGGGTCTAGGTTCACTCTTTGGTGGGGGTTCAAATGGGCAGGTCAAGGATGGGGGGTCAAGTAGTCAGGTTCAAACAGGTCAAGGGTCAAGCTATGATCTTGGGGGTAGTCTAGAAAGGATGGAGTCCATGATGAGTCAATTAATTGTTAGGGATCAAACCACCCAAAAGAAACTTAGCGAACATGACCTTATGCTTAAGAATCAACAAGCTGCTTTCCAAGACCTTCAAAGGGTTGTAGGTGATATGTCTAGGAAGTTAGAGGAGAGATTACCCGGTCAGTTTGCGGGTAACACCCAACCGAACCCGAATGCTCATGTAAAGGCCATTACCACCCGTAGCGGCAAAACCGTAGGGAACCCGAGCGTAGAGGAGAGAGTAGTCGATGAGGATAGAGATGTTGTAGACGAAGAGATAGAGATGGAGGCTCCCGGCAAAGTGCAATCGAGGCTGCGCCCAGCAAGTATCGCACCACCCGGTGAGTCTCAAGGTGAGAAGAGAGTAGAGAAACCTCCCGTGGATGTTAGGCCCTCGCCTTTAGTGAACCATGCGTACGTCCCATTCCCTTCCCGTCTTAAGAATCAAAAATACTCGAGGGAATACGGGCAATTCTTAGACATCTTCAAGCAATTGAAGATTGATCTTCCGTTTATAGAGGCACTTCAGTCCATGCCTAAATACGCGAAATTTTTAAAGGACCTTCTTAGGAATAAGGAGAAGTTAGGGGAGTTGTCGAATGTCCCATTGCATGGAGGATGTTCGGCCGTTGTCTCAAACCAGCTTCCTGAAAAGCTTACCGATCCCGGTGTTTTCACAATTCCTTGTCTATTCGGTAGTAACACCCATACTAAAGCCTTAGCTGACCTAGGTGCTAGCATCAATTTGATGCCCTTTTCTCTCTACGAGAAGCTAGACTTAGGCGAGCTCTCACCTACCCGAATGACATTATCTTTAGCTGATAGGTCCGTGAAACATCCGAGGGGCATAGTTGAGAATTTGCTTGTTAAGGTTGACAAGTTCGTTTTTCCGGCCGATTTCGTCATTCTCGACATGGAAGCCGATGAAAACGTACCGTTAATCTTAGGACGCCCGTTCTTGAACACCGCTAAAGCTCTCATTGATGTCTTTTTAGGCACCATCACACTTAGAGCGGGCGAGGAATCGGTAATTTTTAAGGTTATCAATTCGAGAGGGTCTAGTGATAGAGTGGAGGCGGTATCGTCAGTAGGGGAGTGCGAGAAGGATGAGAGAGATGAAGAGAAGGTGGTGAGTGATCTGAGTCTAGAGAAGGTGATAGGAATCAAGTGTGGGGATCCACCGGATAGGAGAGTAGAGGAATTAGAAGCGAGAATGGTGCGTTTAGAATCTAAGATAGAGACACTGAGTAAGGTTCAGTGTGGGGATGGAGTTCGATATGAAGAGTATAGATTCAAACCGCCAATTGAGGAGTTGAGAGGTTGTGAGAGAGATAAGAGTGTTTGGGTTGAGTTGAGCAATGATAGGTATAATAGTGCTACAACCCGTGAATGTGTGTTTGGAGGTGAGCTGCATCTTTATGATCCTCCATAA